In a genomic window of Orcinus orca chromosome 12, mOrcOrc1.1, whole genome shotgun sequence:
- the TBXT gene encoding T-box transcription factor T isoform X3 codes for MSSPGTDGAGKSLQYRVDHLLSAVESELQAGSEKGDPTERELRVGLEESELWLRFKELTNEMIVTKNGRRMFPVLKVNVSGLDPNAMYSFLLDFVAADNHRWKYVNGEWVPGGKPEPQAPSCVYIHPDSPNFGAHWMKAPVSFSKVKLTNKLNGGGQIMLNSLHKYEPRIHIVRVGGPQRMITSHCFPETQFIAVTAYQNEEITALKIKYNPFAKAFLDAKERSHHKDVMEDPGDSQQSGHSPSYSDSSSACLSMLPSHDNWSSLGMPAHTSMLPMSPNAGSPTGSSQYPSLWSVSSGTITPGAQAAGISNGLGAQFFRGSSAHSASLAHPVSAPSSSGSPLYEGASSATDIADSQYDASAQARLLASWTPVSPPSM; via the exons ATGAGCTCCCCCGGCACCGACGGCGCGGGGAAGAGCCTGCAGTACCGAGTGGACCACCTGCTGAGCGCCGTGGAGAGCGAGCTGCAGGCGGGCAGCGAGAAGGGCGACCCCACGGAACGCGAGCTGCGCGTGGGCCTGGAGGAGAGCGAGCTGTGGCTGCGCTTCAAGGAGCTCACCAACGAGATGATCGTGACCAAGAACGGCAG GAGGATGTTCCCGGTGCTGAAGGTGAACGTGTCTGGCCTGGACCCCAACGCCATGTACTCCTTCCTGCTGGACTTCGTGGCGGCCGACAACCACCGCTGGAAGTACGTGAACGGGGAGTGGGTGCCAGGGGGCAAGCCTGAGCCGCAGGCGCCCAGCTGCGTCTACATCCATCCCGACTCGCCCAACTTCGGGGCGCACTGGATGAAGGCGCCGGTCTCCTTCAGCAAAGTCAAGCTCACCAACAAGCTCAATGGAGGGGGCCAG ATCATGTTGAACTCCTTACATAAGTACGAGCCTCGAATCCACATCGTGAGAGTTGGGGGTCCGCAGCGCATGATCACCAGTCACTGCTTCCCGGAGACGCAGTTCATAGCGGTGACCGCTTATCAGAACGAAGAG ATCACAGctcttaaaattaaatacaatccATTTGCAAAAGCTTTCCTTGATGCAAAGGAAAG AAGCCATCACAAGGACGTGATGGAAGACCCCGGAGACAGCCAGCAGTCTGGGCACTCCCCAT CGTATTCTGACAGTTCATCTGCGTGTTTGTCCATGCTCCCATCCCACGACAATTGGTCCAGCCTCGGAATGCCTGCCCACACCAGCATGCTCCCCATGAGTCCGAATGCTGGTTCTCCTACGGGCTCCAG TCAGTACCCCAGCCTGTGGTCTGTGAGCAGCGGCACCATCACCCCCGGTGCCCAGGCGGCAGGGATATCCAATGGGCTGGGAGCCCAGTTCTTTCGAGGTTCTTCTGCTCACTCTGCCTCTCTCGCCCATCCAGTCTCCGCTCCCTCCTCCTCGGGATCCCCACTGTACGAAGGGGCCTCCTCCGCCACAGATATTGCCGACAGCCAGTACGATGCCTCCGCCCAGGCCCGCCTCCTGGCCTCATGGACGCCCGTGTCACCTCCGTCCATGTGA
- the TBXT gene encoding T-box transcription factor T isoform X2 — MSSPGTDGAGKSLQYRVDHLLSAVESELQAGSEKGDPTERELRVGLEESELWLRFKELTNEMIVTKNGRRMFPVLKVNVSGLDPNAMYSFLLDFVAADNHRWKYVNGEWVPGGKPEPQAPSCVYIHPDSPNFGAHWMKAPVSFSKVKLTNKLNGGGQIMLNSLHKYEPRIHIVRVGGPQRMITSHCFPETQFIAVTAYQNEEITALKIKYNPFAKAFLDAKERSHHKDVMEDPGDSQQSGHSPWGWLLPGTSTLCPPATPHPQFGGPLSLPSTHGCERYPALRNHRPAPYPSPYAHRNNSPTYSDSSSACLSMLPSHDNWSSLGMPAHTSMLPMSPNAGSPTGSSQYPSLWSVSSGTITPGAQAAGISNGLGAQFFRGSSAHSASLAHPVSAPSSSGSPLYEGASSATDIADSQYDASAQARLLASWTPVSPPSM, encoded by the exons ATGAGCTCCCCCGGCACCGACGGCGCGGGGAAGAGCCTGCAGTACCGAGTGGACCACCTGCTGAGCGCCGTGGAGAGCGAGCTGCAGGCGGGCAGCGAGAAGGGCGACCCCACGGAACGCGAGCTGCGCGTGGGCCTGGAGGAGAGCGAGCTGTGGCTGCGCTTCAAGGAGCTCACCAACGAGATGATCGTGACCAAGAACGGCAG GAGGATGTTCCCGGTGCTGAAGGTGAACGTGTCTGGCCTGGACCCCAACGCCATGTACTCCTTCCTGCTGGACTTCGTGGCGGCCGACAACCACCGCTGGAAGTACGTGAACGGGGAGTGGGTGCCAGGGGGCAAGCCTGAGCCGCAGGCGCCCAGCTGCGTCTACATCCATCCCGACTCGCCCAACTTCGGGGCGCACTGGATGAAGGCGCCGGTCTCCTTCAGCAAAGTCAAGCTCACCAACAAGCTCAATGGAGGGGGCCAG ATCATGTTGAACTCCTTACATAAGTACGAGCCTCGAATCCACATCGTGAGAGTTGGGGGTCCGCAGCGCATGATCACCAGTCACTGCTTCCCGGAGACGCAGTTCATAGCGGTGACCGCTTATCAGAACGAAGAG ATCACAGctcttaaaattaaatacaatccATTTGCAAAAGCTTTCCTTGATGCAAAGGAAAG AAGCCATCACAAGGACGTGATGGAAGACCCCGGAGACAGCCAGCAGTCTGGGCACTCCCCAT GGGGGTGGTTGCTTCCTGGAACCAGCACCCTGTGTCCACCTGCCACCCCTCACCCTCAGTTTGGAGgccccctctctcttccctccacgCACGGCTGTGAAAGGTACCCGGCCCTGAGGAACCACCGCCCAGCCCCCTACCCCAGCCCTTACGCGCATCGGAACAATTCTCCAA CGTATTCTGACAGTTCATCTGCGTGTTTGTCCATGCTCCCATCCCACGACAATTGGTCCAGCCTCGGAATGCCTGCCCACACCAGCATGCTCCCCATGAGTCCGAATGCTGGTTCTCCTACGGGCTCCAG TCAGTACCCCAGCCTGTGGTCTGTGAGCAGCGGCACCATCACCCCCGGTGCCCAGGCGGCAGGGATATCCAATGGGCTGGGAGCCCAGTTCTTTCGAGGTTCTTCTGCTCACTCTGCCTCTCTCGCCCATCCAGTCTCCGCTCCCTCCTCCTCGGGATCCCCACTGTACGAAGGGGCCTCCTCCGCCACAGATATTGCCGACAGCCAGTACGATGCCTCCGCCCAGGCCCGCCTCCTGGCCTCATGGACGCCCGTGTCACCTCCGTCCATGTGA
- the TBXT gene encoding T-box transcription factor T isoform X1: MSSPGTDGAGKSLQYRVDHLLSAVESELQAGSEKGDPTERELRVGLEESELWLRFKELTNEMIVTKNGRRMFPVLKVNVSGLDPNAMYSFLLDFVAADNHRWKYVNGEWVPGGKPEPQAPSCVYIHPDSPNFGAHWMKAPVSFSKVKLTNKLNGGGQIMLNSLHKYEPRIHIVRVGGPQRMITSHCFPETQFIAVTAYQNEEITALKIKYNPFAKAFLDAKERSHHKDVMEDPGDSQQSGHSPSGGWLLPGTSTLCPPATPHPQFGGPLSLPSTHGCERYPALRNHRPAPYPSPYAHRNNSPTYSDSSSACLSMLPSHDNWSSLGMPAHTSMLPMSPNAGSPTGSSQYPSLWSVSSGTITPGAQAAGISNGLGAQFFRGSSAHSASLAHPVSAPSSSGSPLYEGASSATDIADSQYDASAQARLLASWTPVSPPSM; the protein is encoded by the exons ATGAGCTCCCCCGGCACCGACGGCGCGGGGAAGAGCCTGCAGTACCGAGTGGACCACCTGCTGAGCGCCGTGGAGAGCGAGCTGCAGGCGGGCAGCGAGAAGGGCGACCCCACGGAACGCGAGCTGCGCGTGGGCCTGGAGGAGAGCGAGCTGTGGCTGCGCTTCAAGGAGCTCACCAACGAGATGATCGTGACCAAGAACGGCAG GAGGATGTTCCCGGTGCTGAAGGTGAACGTGTCTGGCCTGGACCCCAACGCCATGTACTCCTTCCTGCTGGACTTCGTGGCGGCCGACAACCACCGCTGGAAGTACGTGAACGGGGAGTGGGTGCCAGGGGGCAAGCCTGAGCCGCAGGCGCCCAGCTGCGTCTACATCCATCCCGACTCGCCCAACTTCGGGGCGCACTGGATGAAGGCGCCGGTCTCCTTCAGCAAAGTCAAGCTCACCAACAAGCTCAATGGAGGGGGCCAG ATCATGTTGAACTCCTTACATAAGTACGAGCCTCGAATCCACATCGTGAGAGTTGGGGGTCCGCAGCGCATGATCACCAGTCACTGCTTCCCGGAGACGCAGTTCATAGCGGTGACCGCTTATCAGAACGAAGAG ATCACAGctcttaaaattaaatacaatccATTTGCAAAAGCTTTCCTTGATGCAAAGGAAAG AAGCCATCACAAGGACGTGATGGAAGACCCCGGAGACAGCCAGCAGTCTGGGCACTCCCCAT CAGGGGGGTGGTTGCTTCCTGGAACCAGCACCCTGTGTCCACCTGCCACCCCTCACCCTCAGTTTGGAGgccccctctctcttccctccacgCACGGCTGTGAAAGGTACCCGGCCCTGAGGAACCACCGCCCAGCCCCCTACCCCAGCCCTTACGCGCATCGGAACAATTCTCCAA CGTATTCTGACAGTTCATCTGCGTGTTTGTCCATGCTCCCATCCCACGACAATTGGTCCAGCCTCGGAATGCCTGCCCACACCAGCATGCTCCCCATGAGTCCGAATGCTGGTTCTCCTACGGGCTCCAG TCAGTACCCCAGCCTGTGGTCTGTGAGCAGCGGCACCATCACCCCCGGTGCCCAGGCGGCAGGGATATCCAATGGGCTGGGAGCCCAGTTCTTTCGAGGTTCTTCTGCTCACTCTGCCTCTCTCGCCCATCCAGTCTCCGCTCCCTCCTCCTCGGGATCCCCACTGTACGAAGGGGCCTCCTCCGCCACAGATATTGCCGACAGCCAGTACGATGCCTCCGCCCAGGCCCGCCTCCTGGCCTCATGGACGCCCGTGTCACCTCCGTCCATGTGA